Proteins encoded within one genomic window of Christensenellaceae bacterium:
- a CDS encoding S8 family peptidase: MSFDKILNKIDNELLRKVRLCCNEKHSCVVYVTSFVSFRQTIKKSGVGEFFEYPFIKAMGMCLSDSQILMIAKNNNVKYISSGSRVFAQIGVAKKIMHIHHFYDVGIFGNNSTIAIIDTGICPHLDFCVPRQRIVKFVDLINNRAEPYDDNGHGSFVASIACGNGISSGGKFAGIATQANIISIKALEKNGEAGAFKILEAMQWVYDNRRKYNIRVVCMSFGSNSLGEQDPLLLGAEALWNAGIVVVAAAGNSGPDEGSIKSPGTANKIITVGGLNDNRNERDEVSPNNFEVAEFSSRGPAGYYFKPDLVAPATNITGVSKSGSYQKMSGTSVATPMIAGIACLIMDKNPDITPDQLKIRLVRSCRGITQNRNHEGFGLFDADLLFR, translated from the coding sequence ATGAGTTTTGATAAAATTTTAAATAAGATAGATAATGAACTTTTGAGAAAGGTCAGGCTTTGTTGTAACGAAAAACACAGCTGTGTAGTTTATGTAACAAGCTTTGTATCCTTCAGACAAACCATTAAAAAGTCGGGAGTGGGTGAGTTTTTTGAATATCCGTTTATTAAAGCTATGGGTATGTGTTTGAGTGACAGCCAAATTTTGATGATTGCCAAAAATAATAATGTTAAATATATTTCAAGCGGAAGTAGGGTATTTGCACAAATCGGAGTTGCCAAAAAGATTATGCACATACACCATTTTTATGATGTCGGTATTTTCGGAAACAACTCAACTATTGCTATAATTGATACGGGTATCTGCCCTCATTTAGATTTTTGCGTGCCTAGACAGCGTATTGTCAAGTTTGTCGATTTGATAAACAATAGGGCAGAGCCTTATGACGACAACGGACACGGTTCGTTTGTGGCGAGTATTGCCTGTGGAAACGGAATAAGCAGCGGTGGAAAGTTTGCAGGCATTGCCACGCAAGCTAATATTATTTCGATAAAAGCTCTTGAAAAAAACGGAGAGGCCGGAGCCTTTAAAATATTGGAAGCAATGCAGTGGGTATACGACAACAGGCGAAAATATAATATTCGTGTAGTTTGTATGAGTTTTGGAAGTAATTCCCTTGGCGAACAGGATCCGCTTCTTTTGGGAGCGGAAGCCTTGTGGAACGCAGGTATTGTGGTGGTGGCCGCAGCCGGAAACAGCGGACCGGATGAGGGCAGCATAAAATCTCCGGGGACAGCCAACAAAATAATAACAGTGGGCGGGCTTAACGACAACAGGAATGAGAGAGACGAAGTTAGCCCGAATAATTTTGAAGTGGCAGAATTTTCTTCCAGAGGGCCGGCAGGGTATTATTTTAAGCCGGACCTTGTAGCCCCTGCCACCAATATAACGGGTGTGTCAAAGAGCGGAAGTTATCAGAAGATGAGCGGTACTTCAGTGGCAACGCCCATGATTGCGGGAATTGCCTGCCTTATTATGGATAAAAACCCCGATATTACGCCTGATCAGCTAAAGATAAGATTGGTGCGCAGTTGCCGTGGGATTACACAAAACCGAAACCACGAGGGTTTCGGACTGTTTGATGCGGATTTACTTTTTAGATGA
- a CDS encoding D-alanyl-D-alanine carboxypeptidase has product MKKIVLAFFVLFCGALACFVSLNAPTKAVFAQDNPEFDAKAICLMEYNSDQVLLEKNADASVPVASIVKLMTILITIEQIEDGKLGLNDQVVASHNAAGMGGSQVFIEAGGSYTVDEMLKSVIVSSANDASVVLAETIAGSESKFVEMMNKRAGELNLNGTVFANSTGLPASQHSCARDIAKLLKAVTGHELYHKYSTIWMDKLTHKGGRDTELVNTNKLIRYFEGCDGGKTGSTNEAGYCLAATAKRGDMRLIGVVLGAKNSTTRFVAASGLLNFGFSNFENKKLIESGEILQTLEIKGGKTPLEAISKDDITVLGQKGDDESISTKIDITGSLKAPVIKGDKVGVVYMIKGGIVVGESDILAKDTVKHTKISDNIMKIIEKWQIAS; this is encoded by the coding sequence ATGAAGAAAATAGTTTTAGCGTTTTTTGTTTTGTTTTGCGGGGCACTAGCTTGTTTTGTGTCACTGAATGCTCCAACAAAGGCGGTTTTTGCCCAGGATAATCCCGAATTTGATGCCAAGGCTATATGTTTGATGGAATATAATTCAGATCAGGTTTTGCTTGAAAAAAATGCCGATGCATCTGTGCCTGTTGCCAGCATAGTGAAACTTATGACGATTTTGATAACCATAGAGCAGATTGAGGATGGTAAGCTTGGCCTGAATGATCAGGTGGTGGCCTCGCACAACGCAGCCGGAATGGGCGGAAGTCAGGTGTTTATTGAAGCAGGCGGAAGTTATACTGTTGATGAAATGTTAAAAAGTGTTATTGTGTCCTCAGCAAACGACGCAAGTGTGGTTTTGGCTGAAACTATTGCCGGAAGCGAAAGTAAGTTTGTTGAAATGATGAATAAGCGAGCAGGTGAGCTTAATCTTAACGGAACAGTTTTTGCTAATAGCACCGGACTTCCTGCAAGTCAGCATTCGTGCGCAAGGGATATTGCAAAGCTGCTCAAAGCTGTGACAGGGCATGAGCTGTATCACAAATACAGTACAATATGGATGGATAAGCTCACTCACAAGGGCGGACGGGATACCGAGCTTGTAAACACCAATAAACTTATCCGATATTTTGAGGGCTGCGACGGAGGCAAAACGGGCTCTACTAATGAGGCCGGATATTGTCTGGCTGCCACTGCAAAGCGGGGAGATATGAGGCTTATAGGAGTGGTTTTGGGTGCAAAAAACAGCACAACCAGATTTGTTGCGGCAAGCGGACTTCTTAACTTTGGCTTTTCTAACTTTGAAAACAAAAAGCTGATTGAAAGCGGAGAAATTTTGCAGACCCTTGAAATAAAAGGCGGAAAAACGCCGCTTGAGGCCATCAGCAAAGATGATATAACGGTTTTAGGGCAAAAAGGAGATGACGAAAGTATTTCAACCAAAATCGACATAACCGGCAGCCTCAAAGCACCTGTAATCAAAGGCGACAAGGTTGGGGTAGTATACATGATAAAAGGTGGTATTGTTGTAGGTGAGAGTGACATATTAGCCAAGGATACCGTTAAGCACACTAAGATAAGCGACAACATTATGAAAATTATAGAAAAATGGCAAATTGCATCATAA
- a CDS encoding aminotransferase class V-fold PLP-dependent enzyme, which yields MIYFDNAATSGKKPFGVIIKTTLSMLRCANPGRSGHTRSLKAANQVFEVRAKLKSFFNVPSEENVIFTQNCTHALNLGIAGCQKRGGHIICSCFEHNSVLRCLNKLMCDGKITYSVATPQDKEIVTPGDIESLIKPDTYMVCLIHTTNTTGVTHDIEAVGKLCKERGLIFLVDAAQSAGHIKIDMQKANINLLAFAGHKGLLAPQSIGGLCINNINPNPIIFGGTGTNSIDLNQPNEPPEKYESGTVSTPLILGLGKGIHYVSKNFDKHRIKVEALTKYLLQKLVQVKGMVLYSPASVNSGVVLFNIKNYTSSEVGDFLNDCGIAVRSGLHCAPLTHKFLGTVKTGAVRVSLNHFNKKREIDKLIAALNKLK from the coding sequence ATGATATATTTTGACAACGCCGCAACAAGCGGCAAAAAACCGTTTGGGGTAATTATAAAAACTACCCTTTCAATGCTTCGGTGCGCAAATCCCGGCCGCAGCGGACACACCCGCAGTCTGAAGGCGGCCAATCAGGTGTTTGAAGTGCGCGCAAAACTCAAGTCTTTTTTCAACGTTCCTTCTGAGGAGAATGTTATATTCACCCAAAACTGCACTCATGCTCTCAACCTTGGCATTGCAGGGTGTCAAAAAAGAGGCGGGCATATAATCTGCAGCTGCTTTGAACATAATTCAGTGCTACGGTGCCTAAACAAGCTCATGTGCGACGGCAAAATAACTTACAGCGTAGCTACTCCACAAGATAAAGAAATTGTCACTCCCGGCGACATTGAGTCTCTTATCAAGCCTGACACCTATATGGTGTGTCTAATTCATACGACTAACACAACCGGAGTGACACATGATATAGAGGCAGTGGGAAAGCTATGTAAAGAGCGCGGTCTCATCTTTTTGGTAGATGCCGCCCAAAGCGCCGGACACATAAAAATTGATATGCAAAAAGCCAATATAAACCTCCTTGCTTTTGCAGGTCACAAGGGGCTGCTTGCCCCTCAAAGCATAGGCGGACTTTGTATAAATAACATAAATCCAAATCCTATAATCTTTGGCGGCACAGGAACCAATTCAATAGACTTAAATCAGCCGAACGAACCCCCTGAAAAATATGAGAGCGGCACAGTTTCAACCCCTCTTATTTTAGGGCTTGGCAAGGGCATCCATTATGTCAGCAAAAATTTTGATAAACACCGCATAAAGGTTGAAGCATTGACAAAATATCTTTTGCAAAAGCTTGTGCAAGTCAAAGGCATGGTGTTATACTCCCCCGCATCCGTCAACTCGGGGGTTGTGCTTTTTAATATAAAAAATTATACCTCAAGTGAGGTTGGAGATTTTTTAAATGACTGCGGTATTGCTGTTCGAAGCGGCTTACATTGTGCACCTCTCACCCACAAGTTTTTGGGCACCGTCAAAACGGGAGCTGTGCGCGTTAGCCTCAATCACTTCAATAAAAAGCGGGAAATTGACAAACTTATCGCAGCCCTTAATAAGCTAAAATAA
- a CDS encoding DUF3343 domain-containing protein, with translation MYIIAAFRSRNQTLLFANILSSYGVKTVLINTPGAVMVSCGISVRFDYTYLVQAKEVLNRRKFDTFAGFFMVSGFGTSMTVRRVV, from the coding sequence ATGTATATAATAGCAGCATTCAGGTCGAGAAATCAAACTCTTTTATTTGCAAATATTTTGTCTTCATACGGAGTAAAGACCGTCCTGATAAATACTCCAGGGGCGGTTATGGTATCATGCGGAATATCAGTTAGGTTTGATTACACTTATTTAGTACAAGCAAAAGAAGTGTTGAATAGGCGGAAGTTTGATACATTTGCCGGGTTTTTTATGGTGTCGGGATTTGGCACAAGTATGACTGTGCGAAGGGTTGTATAA
- a CDS encoding segregation/condensation protein A, producing MDKKSSTEVLQQLGAFDAGYKFKLNNFEGPLDLLYHLVKESKMEISEIKLADITEQYLGYLSSLEELDMDKASDFIDMAATLIEIKSKYLLPRPEEDTGEAFDSEIELIRQLKELELFKKASERMRPHENIDRFYKEPDEKVNDYRFVLKDMQLDGLLNALSNMLVRIRVEERQEVVRKIERDRWTVAEKIAEIEFALEENKVIRFSQLFDTGYSRSEVINVFLALLELLKMQRITAKQVDFGGDIEIIIRENENAE from the coding sequence GTGGACAAAAAGAGCAGCACAGAAGTCTTGCAACAGTTGGGGGCTTTTGATGCGGGATACAAATTTAAATTAAACAACTTTGAAGGTCCTCTGGACCTGCTTTATCATTTGGTTAAAGAAAGCAAAATGGAAATAAGCGAAATCAAACTCGCTGATATTACCGAACAATATTTGGGCTACCTCAGCAGTCTTGAAGAACTTGACATGGACAAGGCCAGCGACTTTATTGATATGGCAGCAACCCTTATTGAAATTAAGTCAAAATATCTGCTGCCCAGACCCGAAGAGGATACAGGCGAAGCCTTTGACAGTGAAATTGAATTGATACGTCAACTTAAGGAATTGGAGCTCTTTAAAAAAGCGAGCGAGCGGATGAGGCCGCATGAAAATATAGACAGATTTTATAAAGAACCCGACGAGAAGGTTAATGATTATCGGTTTGTGCTAAAAGACATGCAGCTTGACGGACTTTTGAACGCACTTTCGAATATGCTGGTGAGAATAAGGGTTGAAGAGCGGCAGGAAGTGGTGCGAAAGATTGAGCGGGACAGGTGGACGGTTGCTGAAAAGATTGCCGAGATAGAATTTGCACTAGAAGAAAACAAGGTTATACGCTTTAGTCAGCTATTTGACACAGGATATAGCAGAAGCGAGGTTATTAATGTATTTTTAGCTCTGTTAGAGCTTTTGAAGATGCAAAGGATAACGGCTAAGCAGGTAGACTTTGGCGGGGACATAGAGATTATTATTAGGGAGAACGAGAATGCAGAGTAA
- the obgE gene encoding GTPase ObgE translates to MFLDKVTIFVKAGNGGKGAVSFRKEKYVANGGPDGGNGGRGGDIIFKVSRDLNTLINFRYEKHFKAENGEGGGRKNCNGKQGRNLIIPVPRGTVVREFETGRIIADIFEEDKDYIILKGGRGGRGNAFFATPTRQAPHFSEEGEQTKEFNLVLELKTIADVGIIGFPNVGKSTLLSTISNAKPKIANYHFTTLFPNLGVVQYFEHSFVVADIPGLIEGASGGLGLGHDFLRHIERTRMLVHVIDISSVDGRDPYNDFLVINDELKTFNKKLTKLPQLVVLNKVDIATPEQITEFKKKVGKKYKVIEVSALIRTNIEEMVTEIYKMLKDIPQPEAMPTEVMEIDKRDTTSINILKKKEGYFEVSGGYVDNLIRSIVLSDYASNAYFQRRLKDDGILEMLKVKGATNGDTIRISDIEFEMLD, encoded by the coding sequence ATGTTTTTAGATAAAGTTACCATATTTGTTAAGGCCGGCAACGGCGGTAAGGGTGCGGTGAGTTTCAGAAAAGAAAAATATGTAGCCAACGGCGGCCCTGACGGAGGAAACGGTGGGCGCGGCGGCGACATAATCTTTAAGGTCAGCCGCGACCTTAATACGCTCATTAATTTTAGATATGAAAAGCACTTTAAAGCTGAAAACGGCGAAGGGGGTGGGCGTAAAAATTGCAACGGTAAACAGGGTAGAAACCTGATTATTCCGGTGCCGCGTGGAACAGTTGTCAGAGAATTTGAAACGGGCCGCATTATTGCCGACATTTTTGAGGAAGATAAGGATTACATAATTTTGAAAGGCGGCAGAGGAGGAAGGGGGAACGCCTTTTTTGCAACTCCCACCAGACAAGCCCCACACTTTAGTGAAGAGGGTGAACAGACCAAAGAATTCAATTTGGTTTTGGAGCTGAAAACCATTGCCGATGTCGGCATAATAGGTTTTCCGAATGTAGGAAAAAGCACTCTGCTTTCAACAATCAGCAACGCCAAGCCCAAAATAGCTAATTATCATTTCACTACGCTTTTCCCCAACCTTGGTGTTGTTCAATATTTTGAGCACAGCTTTGTAGTGGCGGATATCCCAGGTCTTATTGAAGGCGCCTCGGGCGGTCTCGGGCTGGGGCATGACTTTTTGCGGCACATTGAGCGCACCCGTATGCTTGTGCATGTTATAGATATTTCTTCAGTCGACGGACGTGACCCATATAACGACTTTTTAGTGATAAACGACGAGCTTAAAACATTCAATAAAAAACTCACCAAACTCCCGCAGCTGGTGGTTTTGAACAAAGTGGATATTGCCACACCTGAGCAAATTACCGAATTTAAAAAGAAAGTAGGTAAGAAATATAAGGTTATTGAGGTCTCAGCTCTTATACGAACCAACATAGAGGAGATGGTGACCGAGATTTATAAGATGCTGAAAGATATTCCGCAGCCGGAAGCAATGCCGACAGAGGTTATGGAAATTGACAAGCGCGACACAACCTCCATAAATATACTCAAAAAGAAAGAAGGTTATTTTGAGGTTTCGGGCGGCTATGTTGACAACCTCATCAGAAGCATAGTTCTCAGCGATTATGCCTCAAATGCATACTTTCAGCGGCGTCTTAAGGATGACGGCATCCTTGAAATGCTGAAAGTTAAGGGAGCAACAAATGGAGACACAATACGTATTTCAGATATAGAATTTGAAATGCTGGATTAG
- the nth gene encoding endonuclease III translates to MADIKRIMETLGSEFAYAKTELKYDNIFQLLVAVILSAQCTDKRVNMVTEELFKKYKTPADFVSLSQQTLEGLIHSCGFYRNKAKNLIACAKIIEEEFDGIVPSTRERLMTLPGVGRKVANVIMAEGFNKNAIAVDTHVFRVSRRLGLSSAKTPEQCEQDLMKLFPEELWSQMHIRMLLFGRYKCRAIKPDCEGCSFCDICMKTVKK, encoded by the coding sequence ATGGCTGATATAAAGAGAATAATGGAGACTTTGGGCAGTGAATTTGCTTATGCCAAAACCGAGCTGAAATATGACAACATTTTTCAGCTTTTGGTGGCTGTTATTTTGTCGGCGCAGTGCACTGACAAGCGAGTGAATATGGTAACTGAGGAGTTGTTTAAGAAGTATAAAACTCCTGCCGATTTTGTAAGTCTTAGTCAACAGACGTTGGAAGGGCTTATTCATTCATGCGGGTTTTATCGCAACAAAGCAAAAAATCTAATAGCTTGCGCCAAAATTATTGAAGAAGAGTTTGACGGAATTGTGCCTAGCACGCGTGAACGGCTTATGACATTGCCAGGAGTTGGCAGAAAGGTTGCCAATGTGATTATGGCAGAGGGATTTAATAAAAATGCTATTGCCGTAGATACGCATGTTTTTAGGGTGAGCCGTAGACTGGGGCTCAGCAGTGCTAAAACTCCAGAGCAGTGTGAACAGGACCTTATGAAGCTCTTTCCTGAAGAGCTTTGGTCGCAGATGCATATACGAATGCTACTTTTTGGCAGATATAAATGTCGCGCTATAAAACCCGATTGCGAGGGGTGCAGTTTTTGTGATATATGTATGAAAACCGTGAAGAAGTAA
- a CDS encoding purine-nucleoside phosphorylase, with the protein METELKKIVETLKTHIHQKPDIAVIAGGGLGGLIDKLEDRVAISFDEAGLKLLGEDNGSFFAGRLGGKNIIIAYGRLHSYNGYEVQYPVLPVYAFEKLGCKTLILSCAGGAIKHSIKVGDIVVAADHINLSGKNPLYGTQFSPYGERFVDLNNAYSPRLITLAKQCGKELGIKVKSGVLVEFPGPTSETAAEVKMSKHLGGSVLGFHVVKEVIAARYAGMDVFVGTLITNYASAFTQAKIGRNTIDHNRETAEEYNSQLFIKLIERI; encoded by the coding sequence ATGGAAACAGAACTTAAAAAGATCGTTGAAACCTTGAAAACGCATATCCATCAAAAGCCGGATATCGCTGTAATCGCAGGGGGAGGTCTTGGCGGATTGATTGATAAGCTGGAGGACAGGGTAGCCATAAGCTTTGACGAAGCCGGTCTGAAGCTTTTAGGGGAAGACAATGGCTCATTTTTTGCAGGTCGTCTTGGCGGCAAAAATATTATTATTGCATACGGAAGGCTTCATTCTTATAACGGTTATGAAGTGCAATATCCGGTATTGCCGGTTTATGCATTTGAAAAGCTTGGCTGTAAAACACTGATACTCAGTTGTGCCGGCGGAGCAATTAAACACAGCATAAAGGTTGGAGATATTGTCGTAGCCGCTGACCACATAAATTTGTCAGGCAAAAATCCGCTTTATGGCACGCAGTTCAGTCCATACGGAGAGCGTTTTGTTGACCTCAATAATGCCTATAGTCCAAGGCTCATAACTCTGGCTAAGCAATGCGGAAAAGAACTTGGCATAAAAGTAAAAAGCGGCGTTTTGGTGGAATTCCCAGGCCCCACAAGTGAGACGGCGGCTGAAGTAAAAATGTCAAAACATCTTGGGGGCAGCGTGCTGGGGTTTCATGTTGTGAAGGAAGTAATTGCGGCAAGATACGCAGGAATGGATGTTTTTGTGGGTACGCTTATAACAAACTATGCAAGTGCCTTTACTCAAGCGAAAATTGGACGAAATACTATTGACCACAATCGTGAAACTGCAGAGGAATATAATTCACAATTGTTCATAAAGCTTATTGAAAGAATATAA
- a CDS encoding site-2 protease family protein, which translates to MIISLLCQDLTFAEKLLIFLAILIAIIVALCVHEFSHAYAAYKCGDNTAKERGRLTINPIKHLDVYGFLCMMLFGFGWAKLVPINPMNFKNFKRDTFWVSVAGVISNIILVFVSIPFFLLVANFGDLSNLGFMFLYNLFLYSAFINAIFAVFNLLPIYPLDGFNAIAAYLRYENKFVLFMRKYGPMILIAFLILTEIIRSVTGVSVILWLANQIIWPFQQFWLLFF; encoded by the coding sequence ATGATTATTTCGTTACTTTGTCAGGATTTAACATTTGCAGAAAAACTGTTGATTTTTTTGGCAATTCTGATTGCGATAATAGTTGCACTTTGTGTGCATGAATTTTCGCATGCATATGCTGCATACAAATGCGGCGACAACACAGCCAAGGAGCGGGGCAGACTTACGATAAACCCCATAAAGCATTTGGATGTTTATGGATTTTTGTGCATGATGCTTTTTGGTTTTGGCTGGGCAAAGCTGGTGCCCATCAACCCTATGAACTTTAAAAACTTTAAGCGTGATACCTTTTGGGTGAGTGTGGCGGGCGTAATCAGCAATATCATTCTGGTCTTTGTTTCTATCCCTTTCTTTTTGCTTGTGGCAAACTTTGGCGACCTTTCTAATCTCGGGTTTATGTTTTTATATAATCTGTTTTTATACTCGGCATTTATCAATGCGATATTCGCGGTTTTCAACCTTTTGCCAATCTATCCGCTTGACGGCTTTAATGCAATTGCGGCCTATCTGCGATATGAAAACAAGTTTGTGCTTTTTATGCGCAAATACGGGCCGATGATTTTGATAGCATTCTTGATTTTAACCGAAATTATACGTTCAGTTACCGGAGTTTCAGTTATTCTGTGGCTGGCTAATCAAATTATCTGGCCCTTCCAACAATTCTGGTTATTATTCTTTTAA
- a CDS encoding YhbY family RNA-binding protein — MLNSKQRAKIRSYANTQETVCTIGKEGLTDAVLESILAALSAREVIKVSINQNLSTEPQELADEIAKKLKADVAGVVGRKIILYKYSAKVKEHIDIKTAD, encoded by the coding sequence ATGTTAAATTCAAAACAAAGGGCCAAAATAAGAAGCTATGCAAACACTCAGGAGACCGTTTGCACCATAGGCAAAGAAGGCCTTACCGATGCGGTGCTTGAAAGTATTTTGGCGGCTCTTAGTGCCCGCGAGGTAATAAAGGTTTCAATAAATCAAAATTTGAGCACCGAGCCTCAGGAGTTGGCTGATGAAATTGCAAAAAAGCTTAAAGCGGATGTGGCAGGTGTTGTCGGACGTAAGATTATTTTGTATAAGTATTCCGCTAAGGTTAAGGAACACATAGATATAAAAACAGCTGACTAA